From Pseudomonas sp. B21-028, one genomic window encodes:
- a CDS encoding diaminopimelate epimerase, which produces MTQFYDARGNIYGVVSPQQVRAQGVDLPSSAAQAAQARESWAAAAVHGFCAWAPGEQPPGAKAHRSDGLLIGPFQDEPPFDLLIVNTDGTLAERSGNGLTIFSHALQAQGLMPGEDDCVLQVHHDKHAGSSPLQTSVRAAEFEGTQGFWLDLGQPLFGPQAVAAQTTESVRFNQREVSRVAVLQALNPAWGNSQFVSMGNPHCVTLVDSAEALPSNAQMSAPALSQSLTRIAYATPGGAGIPCPAGVNLQWACLEAEGQIAARVFERGEGPTASSGTSASAVASAAWRVGWVKAGPVRVVMPGGTAPILLTEVGGELVRVSLFGAARLL; this is translated from the coding sequence ATGACGCAGTTCTATGATGCACGCGGCAATATCTATGGTGTCGTTTCACCGCAACAGGTCCGTGCCCAAGGTGTGGACCTGCCGTCGTCTGCGGCCCAGGCGGCACAGGCGCGTGAGTCCTGGGCAGCGGCTGCGGTGCATGGGTTTTGCGCCTGGGCGCCGGGTGAGCAACCACCGGGCGCCAAGGCTCATCGCAGCGACGGTCTGCTGATCGGGCCGTTCCAGGACGAACCGCCCTTTGACCTGTTGATCGTCAACACCGACGGTACCCTGGCCGAGCGCAGTGGCAACGGCCTGACCATTTTCTCCCATGCCCTACAGGCACAAGGTTTGATGCCGGGAGAGGACGATTGTGTGTTGCAGGTACATCACGACAAACACGCAGGCTCATCGCCGCTGCAAACGTCGGTTCGTGCCGCTGAGTTCGAAGGCACGCAGGGCTTCTGGCTGGACCTTGGGCAACCGCTGTTCGGGCCCCAGGCCGTTGCTGCCCAAACGACGGAAAGCGTGCGCTTCAACCAGCGCGAAGTCAGCCGAGTGGCGGTGCTGCAAGCGTTGAACCCGGCGTGGGGCAACAGTCAGTTCGTGAGCATGGGCAACCCCCATTGCGTGACCTTGGTGGACAGCGCCGAAGCGCTGCCGAGCAATGCGCAGATGAGCGCCCCGGCACTTTCCCAAAGCTTGACCCGTATCGCTTATGCCACGCCCGGTGGCGCCGGGATTCCGTGCCCGGCGGGGGTGAACCTGCAATGGGCCTGTCTGGAAGCCGAAGGACAGATCGCTGCCCGGGTATTCGAGCGGGGCGAAGGGCCGACCGCTTCTTCCGGTACCAGCGCCAGTGCCGTGGCCAGCGCCGCTTGGCGGGTGGGTTGGGTGAAAGCGGGACCTGTGCGTGTGGTGATGCCGGGCGGGACGGCACCGATCCTGTTGACAGAGGTGGGCGGGGAGCTGGTGCGG
- a CDS encoding MFS transporter has translation MTAITPPPTFVPGRLEQMSTRIAYLIAGVGIAAWAPLVPYAKVRANLDEGTLGLLLLCLGVGSILAMPISGALAARFGCRRVLSGGTVLICLALPLLATMSTFSWLVAALFLFGAGLGTVDSTVNLQAVIVERASGKTMMSGFHGMFSLGGIIGAAGVSALLGLGLSPLGATLVVNGLLLVALFKAAPHLLPYGSESSGPAFAVPHGIVLFIGILCFIVFLAEGAVLDWSAVFLATERGVETAYAGLGYAAFALTMTVGRLTGDAVVHRLGARRVIIYGGTTAAVGFLLATLAPMWQAALLGYALVGAGCSNIVPVLYTAVGKQTLMPEAIAVPAITTIGYAGILAGPALIGFVAHGSSLSVAFGLLALSLVVVAASGKVLKV, from the coding sequence ATGACCGCCATCACGCCCCCACCCACGTTTGTGCCCGGACGCCTGGAACAGATGTCCACCCGCATCGCTTATCTCATCGCCGGCGTCGGCATCGCCGCCTGGGCACCACTGGTGCCTTATGCCAAGGTGCGGGCGAACCTGGATGAAGGCACCCTCGGCCTGCTGTTGTTGTGCCTGGGGGTGGGGTCGATCCTGGCGATGCCGATTTCCGGCGCATTGGCGGCACGGTTCGGCTGTCGACGGGTGCTGAGCGGTGGCACGGTCCTGATCTGCCTGGCGTTGCCTTTGCTGGCGACGATGAGCACGTTTTCCTGGTTGGTGGCCGCGTTGTTTCTGTTCGGCGCCGGGCTCGGCACGGTGGACTCGACCGTGAATCTGCAAGCGGTGATCGTCGAGCGGGCCAGTGGCAAGACCATGATGTCGGGCTTCCACGGCATGTTCAGCCTCGGCGGGATCATCGGCGCGGCTGGCGTCAGCGCCCTGCTCGGCCTAGGGTTGTCGCCGCTGGGCGCGACGCTGGTGGTCAATGGATTGCTGCTGGTGGCACTGTTCAAGGCCGCGCCGCACTTGCTGCCTTATGGCAGTGAAAGCTCGGGCCCGGCGTTCGCCGTTCCCCACGGCATCGTGTTGTTTATCGGCATCCTGTGTTTCATCGTGTTCCTGGCCGAAGGGGCGGTGCTGGATTGGAGCGCCGTGTTCCTGGCCACAGAGCGCGGGGTCGAGACCGCCTATGCCGGGTTGGGTTATGCCGCGTTCGCGCTGACCATGACCGTCGGCCGCCTGACCGGCGATGCGGTGGTGCACCGCCTGGGCGCCCGACGGGTGATCATCTATGGCGGCACCACGGCCGCAGTCGGCTTCCTGCTGGCCACCCTGGCGCCGATGTGGCAGGCAGCGCTGTTGGGTTATGCGTTGGTGGGAGCCGGCTGTTCGAACATCGTGCCGGTGTTGTACACCGCCGTCGGCAAACAGACCCTGATGCCAGAAGCGATTGCCGTACCGGCCATCACCACCATCGGCTACGCCGGCATCCTCGCCGGCCCGGCGCTGATCGGGTTCGTGGCCCACGGCAGCAGCCTGAGCGTGGCCTTCGGGCTGCTGGCGTTGTCGCTGGTAGTGGTGGCGGCCAGTGGGAAGGTCCTGAAAGTCTGA
- a CDS encoding TonB-dependent receptor yields MKTPAKNNNRTSAPWLPLALTLAVSAALPQAFADQAATAIHIQAQPLGQALSQLGQQTSLQVFFRPEVVAGKQAPAVDGNLSPEAALRQLLQGSGLRYQLDEGSVTVLPAPSVSTSGPMELGTTEIQVVGDWLGDANAEVVQNHPGARTVIRREAMVEQGAMNVGEVLRRVPGVQVQDANGTGGSDIALNVGVRGLTSRLSPRSTVLIDGVPAAFAPYGQPQLSMAPISSGNLDSIDVVRGAGSVRYGPQNVGGVINFVTRAIPEKATGEIGTTLETSQRGGWKHIDTAFLGGTADNGLGVALLYSGVNGNGYRQSNNGNDIDDVILKTHWAPTEVDDFSLNLHYYDARADMPGGLTQAQYDADPYQSDRDWDNFSGRRKDVSFKWIREISERTQAEVLTYYSDSYRGSTIAARDQRTLVSYPRTYYTFGIEPRVSHVFDLGATTQEASVGYRYLKEGMHEEASRLALRDNQPVVRPGSDGHVYQDRTGGTEAHAVYVDDKIDVGKWTITPGIRFESISTQWHDRPVLDTAGRPVQEKRRSIDSNEPLPALSVMYHLSDAWKLFANYETSFGSLQYFQLGQGGDGNNTANGLSPEKAKTYEIGTRYNDDVWGGEVTLFYIDFDDELQYISNDVGWTNMGATKHQGLEASVHYDMAALDPRLEGLSANAGFTYTRATYEGEIPSFKGRDLPFYSRQVANVGLRYEANRWTYNLDVFAQSKQRSPGNSVNADGSFSDNYHTHGSADGQFGDMPGYVLWNVRAGYDFGEQLSNLKLGAGVKNLFDHQYYTRSSDNNSGIYAGAPRTFFVQASVGF; encoded by the coding sequence GTGAAAACCCCCGCCAAAAACAACAACCGCACTTCTGCACCCTGGCTGCCGCTGGCCTTGACCCTGGCCGTCAGCGCCGCGCTGCCCCAGGCTTTCGCCGATCAGGCCGCCACCGCGATTCATATCCAGGCGCAGCCGCTGGGCCAGGCCTTGAGCCAGCTTGGGCAGCAGACCTCGTTGCAGGTTTTCTTCCGTCCGGAGGTGGTGGCCGGCAAACAGGCCCCGGCCGTGGACGGCAATCTGTCGCCGGAAGCGGCCTTGCGCCAATTGCTGCAGGGCAGCGGGCTGCGCTACCAACTCGATGAAGGTTCGGTGACCGTGTTGCCGGCACCATCGGTGTCCACCAGTGGCCCGATGGAACTGGGGACTACCGAAATCCAGGTGGTGGGCGACTGGCTCGGCGACGCCAACGCCGAAGTGGTGCAGAACCATCCCGGCGCGCGGACGGTGATCCGTCGCGAAGCGATGGTGGAGCAGGGCGCCATGAATGTCGGCGAAGTGTTGCGGCGCGTGCCGGGCGTGCAGGTGCAGGACGCCAACGGCACCGGTGGCAGCGACATCGCCCTGAACGTCGGCGTGCGCGGCCTCACGTCACGGCTGTCGCCACGTTCTACCGTGCTGATCGACGGCGTGCCGGCGGCGTTTGCGCCGTATGGTCAGCCGCAACTGTCCATGGCCCCGATCTCTTCGGGCAACCTGGACAGCATCGACGTGGTGCGCGGCGCCGGGTCTGTGCGCTATGGGCCGCAGAACGTCGGCGGGGTGATCAACTTCGTGACTCGCGCCATCCCGGAAAAAGCCACCGGCGAAATCGGCACGACCCTGGAAACTTCCCAGCGCGGTGGCTGGAAGCACATCGACACGGCGTTCCTCGGTGGCACGGCGGATAACGGTTTGGGCGTTGCGCTGCTGTATTCAGGTGTGAACGGCAACGGTTATCGCCAGAGCAACAATGGCAACGACATCGACGACGTCATCCTCAAGACCCATTGGGCGCCCACCGAGGTGGACGATTTCTCGCTGAACCTGCATTACTACGACGCCCGGGCCGACATGCCGGGCGGGCTGACCCAGGCCCAGTACGACGCCGACCCGTACCAGTCCGACCGCGACTGGGACAACTTCAGCGGACGGCGCAAGGACGTCTCGTTCAAGTGGATCCGGGAAATCAGCGAGCGTACCCAGGCCGAGGTGCTGACTTATTACTCGGACAGCTACCGTGGCAGCACCATTGCCGCCCGGGACCAGCGCACGTTGGTGTCCTACCCGCGTACCTACTACACCTTCGGCATCGAGCCGCGGGTGTCCCATGTATTCGACCTCGGCGCCACCACCCAGGAGGCCAGTGTCGGTTATCGCTACCTCAAGGAGGGCATGCACGAAGAGGCCAGTCGCCTGGCGTTGCGCGATAACCAGCCGGTGGTGCGTCCGGGCTCCGACGGCCATGTCTATCAGGACCGTACCGGCGGCACCGAGGCCCACGCGGTCTATGTCGATGACAAGATCGACGTCGGCAAATGGACCATCACCCCGGGCATCCGCTTTGAAAGCATCAGTACGCAGTGGCACGACCGCCCGGTGCTCGACACGGCCGGCCGTCCGGTGCAGGAGAAACGTCGCAGCATCGACAGCAACGAGCCGCTGCCGGCCCTGAGCGTGATGTACCACCTGTCCGATGCCTGGAAGCTGTTCGCCAACTACGAGACTTCGTTTGGCAGCCTGCAATATTTCCAACTGGGCCAGGGCGGCGATGGCAACAACACCGCCAACGGCCTGAGCCCGGAAAAGGCCAAGACCTACGAAATCGGCACGCGCTACAACGATGACGTGTGGGGCGGGGAAGTGACGCTGTTCTACATCGACTTCGACGACGAATTGCAGTACATCAGCAACGATGTGGGCTGGACCAACATGGGCGCCACCAAGCACCAGGGCCTGGAAGCCTCGGTGCATTACGACATGGCCGCGCTGGACCCACGCCTCGAAGGCTTGAGCGCCAATGCCGGCTTCACCTACACCCGGGCGACCTATGAAGGTGAGATCCCGAGCTTCAAGGGACGTGACCTGCCGTTCTACTCCCGCCAGGTGGCAAACGTGGGGTTGCGTTACGAAGCCAATCGCTGGACCTACAACCTCGATGTCTTTGCCCAGTCCAAGCAACGCTCACCGGGCAACAGCGTCAATGCCGATGGCAGCTTCAGCGATAACTACCATACCCACGGCAGCGCCGATGGGCAGTTCGGCGACATGCCAGGCTACGTGCTGTGGAACGTGCGCGCGGGTTACGACTTCGGTGAGCAACTGTCGAACCTGAAACTCGGCGCCGGGGTGAAAAACCTGTTCGATCATCAGTACTACACCCGCTCCAGCGACAACAACTCGGGGATCTACGCCGGCGCCCCGCGGACGTTCTTCGTGCAGGCCAGCGTGGGCTTTTAA
- a CDS encoding FecR family protein produces the protein MTDSRECPCGRDRLRDDAARWFLRLQAPAMSVEERQHFHAWLDEHPIHRDEIQLLQGIWSATDLVPRERLQTLCERPAARPKRRPLLRYAVAAGLLAVAVGLGLFSGLGSPTEYSAEFATALGERRHIALPDGSMIDLNSRSRVRIRFAHHQRRVELAEGEALFSVEHDAGRPFTVEAGNGQVTVTGTRFDVRRDADNTRVAVEQGSVKVQGRDAPQAQFVNLTAGFGTRIDAQGKVAAPYAINADELTAWRNGKLVFNNAPLRDVAEEVSRYRGKPLRVGSAAVGNLLLTSVFRADNPEALIKALPNILPVAVHTLDDGSQEIIAR, from the coding sequence ATGACCGATAGCCGTGAATGCCCGTGCGGGCGGGACAGGCTTCGCGACGATGCGGCGCGATGGTTCCTGCGCTTGCAAGCCCCGGCCATGAGCGTCGAGGAGCGCCAGCATTTTCACGCCTGGCTGGACGAACATCCCATCCATCGCGACGAAATCCAATTGTTGCAAGGTATTTGGAGTGCCACGGACCTGGTGCCCAGGGAACGCCTGCAAACGCTGTGCGAACGTCCCGCCGCGCGACCCAAGCGTCGACCCCTGTTGCGATATGCAGTGGCCGCCGGCCTGCTCGCGGTGGCGGTTGGATTGGGCTTGTTCAGCGGCCTGGGTTCTCCCACCGAATACAGCGCGGAATTTGCCACGGCCCTGGGTGAGCGCCGGCACATCGCCTTGCCGGACGGCTCGATGATCGACCTCAACAGCCGCAGCCGGGTGCGGATTCGATTTGCCCATCACCAACGGCGAGTGGAACTGGCCGAAGGCGAGGCCTTGTTCAGCGTCGAGCATGACGCCGGTCGGCCATTCACCGTGGAGGCGGGCAACGGCCAGGTGACAGTGACCGGCACGCGCTTCGACGTGCGCCGCGATGCCGACAACACCCGGGTGGCGGTGGAGCAGGGCAGCGTCAAGGTCCAGGGGCGCGATGCGCCGCAGGCTCAGTTCGTCAACCTCACGGCAGGGTTTGGTACCCGGATCGATGCCCAAGGCAAGGTCGCTGCGCCTTATGCGATCAACGCCGATGAACTCACCGCCTGGCGCAACGGCAAACTGGTATTCAACAACGCGCCGCTGAGGGACGTGGCGGAAGAAGTCTCCCGTTATCGCGGCAAACCCCTGCGGGTTGGCAGTGCAGCGGTGGGCAACCTGCTCCTGACCAGCGTGTTCCGTGCCGACAACCCCGAAGCGCTGATCAAGGCCTTGCCGAATATCCTGCCGGTGGCCGTTCATACCCTGGACGACGGCAGCCAGGAAATAATTGCGCGATAG
- a CDS encoding sigma-70 family RNA polymerase sigma factor — translation MTLKLPRKPGFFEHYEELIGTWTRRLRNREQAEDLAHDTFVRVLEANSAGVEQPRAYLHQTARNIAVDGYRREDRRGAMEEAVDHSQSFSSDPEHFMHAIQLADSIERALAELPANCRTVFVWQKIEGLTQAEIAERLGLSKNMVEKYMIRTLRHLRDRLDGDL, via the coding sequence ATGACCCTCAAGTTGCCTCGCAAACCCGGCTTTTTCGAGCATTACGAAGAGTTGATCGGGACCTGGACCCGGCGCCTGCGCAATCGCGAACAGGCCGAGGACCTGGCTCACGACACTTTCGTGCGGGTGCTTGAGGCCAATTCGGCCGGTGTCGAGCAGCCACGGGCCTATCTGCACCAGACGGCACGCAACATCGCAGTCGATGGCTATCGGCGCGAAGATCGACGGGGTGCCATGGAGGAGGCTGTCGACCATAGTCAGTCGTTTTCCAGCGACCCGGAGCATTTCATGCACGCGATCCAGCTGGCGGACTCCATCGAGCGGGCGCTTGCCGAGCTTCCGGCCAACTGCCGCACCGTGTTTGTCTGGCAGAAGATCGAAGGCCTGACCCAGGCGGAAATCGCCGAGCGCCTGGGGCTGTCAAAAAACATGGTGGAAAAGTATATGATCCGCACCCTGCGGCATCTGCGTGATCGCCTGGATGGTGATCTATGA
- a CDS encoding MFS transporter, with the protein MTSRYLLKLAIALVMFPQIAQTLYSPALGDISLKFTVGAQMAAQTLSVFFLGFALGVMVWGRLCDRIGRRPAMLGGMALYASATVLALGVDTFNALLALQALAAFGAAVGSVVTQTILRDRFQGAELGQVFSMIGIALAASPAIGLFCGAGLVEFFGYQGVLGALLALSLILLFWSARSLPETLPANLVSPPLLKTLWRMLKDPAIWRSTLLVATFNVALFSYYNLGPFQFERLGLSPRLFGYSGVILALGSGLGAWLNKRLLARGFKGNRLSAIAALMLLIGGMSVQGLLGSPVFVAAMLLIVLAFGVAIPNVLGTALAHYRDCLGTAGALFGLFYYLLISGALMLAGWGQALGWTLVLCGTLAVCLTVRQLRV; encoded by the coding sequence ATGACTTCAAGATATTTACTCAAACTGGCGATTGCCCTGGTGATGTTTCCCCAGATCGCCCAGACGCTCTATAGCCCTGCACTGGGAGACATCAGTCTTAAATTTACCGTCGGCGCCCAAATGGCAGCGCAGACATTGTCTGTATTTTTCCTCGGTTTCGCCCTGGGTGTGATGGTGTGGGGGCGCCTGTGTGACCGCATCGGTCGTCGGCCCGCCATGCTCGGCGGCATGGCGTTGTATGCATCGGCAACGGTGCTGGCGCTGGGTGTCGATACCTTCAATGCCTTGCTGGCGCTTCAGGCGTTGGCTGCGTTTGGTGCGGCGGTTGGTTCGGTAGTGACCCAGACGATCCTGCGCGACCGTTTTCAGGGTGCTGAACTGGGACAGGTCTTCTCGATGATCGGCATCGCCCTGGCGGCCAGTCCGGCGATTGGCCTGTTCTGTGGTGCCGGCCTGGTGGAGTTCTTTGGTTACCAGGGGGTACTCGGCGCCTTGTTGGCACTGTCGCTGATCCTCCTGTTCTGGAGCGCGCGTTCACTGCCTGAGACACTACCGGCCAACCTGGTGTCGCCACCGCTGCTGAAGACGCTTTGGCGGATGCTCAAGGACCCGGCCATCTGGCGGTCGACATTACTGGTGGCGACTTTCAACGTCGCGCTGTTCAGCTACTACAATCTTGGGCCATTCCAATTCGAGCGGCTTGGGTTGAGCCCCAGGTTGTTCGGTTACAGTGGCGTCATCCTGGCGCTGGGCTCGGGTTTGGGCGCCTGGCTGAACAAGCGGCTGCTGGCACGAGGGTTCAAGGGCAACCGGTTGTCGGCTATCGCGGCACTGATGCTGCTGATCGGTGGGATGAGTGTTCAGGGTCTGCTCGGCAGCCCTGTTTTTGTCGCCGCGATGCTGTTGATCGTACTGGCGTTCGGCGTGGCCATACCTAATGTGCTCGGCACCGCGCTCGCTCATTATCGCGATTGCCTGGGTACCGCCGGGGCACTGTTCGGCTTGTTCTATTACTTGTTGATCAGTGGTGCGCTGATGCTCGCCGGCTGGGGCCAGGCGTTGGGCTGGACCTTGGTTCTATGCGGAACGTTGGCGGTGTGCTTGACCGTCCGCCAGTTGCGGGTCTGA